In Procambarus clarkii isolate CNS0578487 chromosome 25, FALCON_Pclarkii_2.0, whole genome shotgun sequence, the following proteins share a genomic window:
- the LOC138368600 gene encoding tigger transposable element-derived protein 7-like: MAVTEQSTQLLGNLPTPRALRNCMNRLPVICYNTKNGWFTQIIFEDWFQNHFYKLVKKQQINECRIHPAEVKVMLLTDNAPAHPIAKLTSPDGKITCMALPPNTTSVIQLMD, translated from the coding sequence atggcagtcaccgaacaaagtacgcaattgttgggaaatctgccaACCCCCAGAGCATTGAGAAACTGCATGAACAGACTACCTGTCATCTGCTACAACACAAAAAATGGCTGGTTCACACAGATTATTTTTGAGGATTGGTTCCAGAATCACTTTTATAAATTAGTAAAAAAGCAGCAGATCAATGAGTGTAGAATTCATCCTGCTGAGGTAAAGGTAATGCTGTTGACAGATaatgccccagctcaccccattgctaaattaacatcgcctgatggcaaaataacatgtatggctttaccaccaaacactacatctGTAATACAACTCATGGATTAA